The Arthrobacter sp. OAP107 DNA segment ACGGCTGGCCAGCCTCGGAGCCGTCATATGGCACCGGGAAAAAGGTGCCGCCGTCCCACTGGCCGTCGTCGCCCTGCAGGGAGAGCAGGCGCGCACCCCAGCCCCCCGTGGCCACCCGGGCACGTTCGGCCCGGACCTCTTCGGCAGGCGCCGCCGTCAGGTCGCGGAGGACCTGCCACCGGATCGAGGGGTCGGAATCGAGCAACCAGTCGAGCATGCGCTTACCGGGCCGGAATCCGTGGGTTAAAGGTGCTGGATGCCCGCGCGCTGCATGGCGTCCTTGTAGACCTCCACGCTCTTGGTCAGGAGTTCTTCCTGCTTGGCCTCGGAAACAGCAAAGGCCCGCCCGCCGAGCGCGCTGGCCTTATAGATTTTGATGCCGTTGTTCTTGAGTGAGTAATGGTACGTCTTCTCGAAGAGGGTCAGGAAGGTGGCGGCGTCGGTCCCGTGGGCGATGATGGCCGAGACGCGCCTGTTGATCTTCATGAACTGCCGGAAGGGGCGCAGACCGTCGGTCTTTTCCTGGACGCTGAGGGCCGAGGGCATGTCCGGGTCGCGCACCCAGGGGTAGGCGTTCCACGGCATGACGTAGCGTGGATCCAGTTCGG contains these protein-coding regions:
- a CDS encoding uracil-DNA glycosylase, translating into MTIDWDEKKALLQEPNIAAVTQLCDELMEKKPGSTVPYIDPVHDEDECRIVSLQVSPGKGTESGFVSHFNDDEAARRATQIYELAELDPRYVMPWNAYPWVRDPDMPSALSVQEKTDGLRPFRQFMKINRRVSAIIAHGTDAATFLTLFEKTYHYSLKNNGIKIYKASALGGRAFAVSEAKQEELLTKSVEVYKDAMQRAGIQHL